One part of the Lachnospiraceae bacterium JLR.KK002 genome encodes these proteins:
- a CDS encoding Z1 domain-containing protein — MKYLETYLKTIEGRGNKQLADSIRKTVDNIAPKYLEEFSFCEHEVGLLFGNVQSGKTGQMFGVISVAADLGFPVFLILTTDNVILQQQTIERVWEDLDGFCICDEYDSEIFAENCLMQPVIIVLKKNVRTLKQWSNILGSTGFMRGNPLFIIDDEADAASLNTMINRNNKSSINRYLDDIKARSACSIYLQVTGTPQALLLQSMSSGWHPYFAYYFQPGDGYLGGDFFFPAEGAGECISYIDSLSDPLEEALMHHLVVSGIMLTAGKRVSNFLIHPSVRKAVHGKYQQDVFKVLEDFKGRCRDAGFTVQVRQRYEQLNPVKFEKKPFGEVLDFIQKLLENDEIKVLVMNGSSGVGSDDYASGSNVIIGGNTLGRGVTFAGLQTIYYTRTAKKPQADTMWQHSRMFGYDRDAGLMKVFIDEHLYKLFADINATNNSIISQVERGTADVKIYYPEGLNPTRKNVLDNKKLAMISGGTNYYPYSPENDTIADIDRLLEAFDESQSCYQVSLRLMQEVLSHIKSEDDFKVSVFRSIIDMVLAEKPAGQGVLIVRRNRNVAKGTGALLSPNDWQLGASVTDKIVLTMYQMTGEKGWGGEKIWVPNIKLPDKMVYYDIMDDSE; from the coding sequence ATGAAATATCTTGAAACATACTTGAAGACGATAGAGGGGCGTGGGAATAAGCAGTTAGCTGATTCTATCCGGAAAACAGTGGATAACATTGCGCCGAAATATTTAGAGGAATTTTCTTTTTGTGAGCATGAAGTGGGGCTTCTTTTTGGAAATGTGCAGTCCGGAAAAACGGGGCAGATGTTTGGCGTGATTTCTGTGGCGGCGGATTTGGGATTTCCGGTATTTTTGATTTTGACAACAGATAATGTCATTCTCCAGCAACAGACGATTGAGCGTGTGTGGGAGGACTTGGATGGTTTCTGTATATGTGACGAATATGATTCGGAGATTTTTGCGGAGAACTGTCTGATGCAGCCGGTTATCATTGTCTTAAAGAAGAATGTGAGAACTTTGAAGCAGTGGTCTAATATCCTGGGTTCTACGGGCTTTATGAGGGGGAATCCGCTGTTCATTATTGACGATGAGGCAGATGCGGCTTCTTTGAATACGATGATTAACAGAAATAACAAGTCTTCTATAAATAGGTATCTGGATGATATTAAGGCGAGGTCAGCGTGCAGTATTTATCTGCAGGTTACGGGAACGCCGCAGGCGTTGCTGTTACAGTCGATGTCATCAGGGTGGCATCCATATTTTGCGTATTATTTTCAGCCGGGGGATGGGTATCTTGGGGGAGATTTTTTCTTTCCGGCGGAAGGAGCCGGGGAGTGTATTTCTTATATAGATTCTTTGAGCGATCCACTGGAAGAGGCGTTAATGCACCATCTGGTGGTATCGGGAATCATGCTGACGGCGGGGAAAAGGGTGTCAAACTTTTTGATTCATCCCAGTGTGCGGAAGGCGGTGCATGGAAAGTATCAGCAGGATGTATTTAAGGTTTTGGAAGATTTTAAGGGGAGATGCAGGGATGCGGGATTTACTGTGCAGGTCAGGCAGAGGTATGAACAGCTGAATCCGGTTAAGTTTGAGAAAAAGCCGTTTGGAGAGGTTCTGGATTTTATACAGAAACTGCTGGAGAATGATGAAATTAAGGTTCTGGTCATGAACGGAAGTTCCGGTGTGGGAAGTGATGATTATGCATCGGGCTCTAATGTGATCATTGGCGGGAATACGCTGGGGCGGGGTGTTACTTTTGCGGGGCTCCAGACGATTTATTATACCAGGACGGCGAAAAAGCCGCAGGCGGATACGATGTGGCAGCACAGCCGTATGTTCGGCTATGACAGGGATGCCGGGCTTATGAAGGTGTTTATTGACGAGCATTTATATAAGCTGTTTGCGGATATCAATGCAACGAATAATTCTATTATCTCCCAGGTGGAGAGGGGAACGGCGGATGTGAAGATTTATTATCCGGAGGGGTTGAATCCGACAAGGAAGAATGTCCTGGATAATAAGAAGCTGGCCATGATTTCCGGGGGGACAAATTATTATCCTTATTCGCCGGAGAATGATACGATTGCTGATATTGACCGGCTTCTGGAAGCGTTTGATGAGTCACAGTCCTGCTATCAGGTGAGCCTTCGTCTGATGCAGGAAGTTCTTTCCCATATCAAGTCGGAGGATGATTTTAAGGTCAGTGTTTTCCGTTCTATTATTGATATGGTGCTTGCAGAAAAACCGGCAGGCCAGGGGGTTTTGATTGTCAGGAGGAACAGGAATGTGGCAAAGGGGACGGGTGC
- a CDS encoding restriction endonuclease PLD domain-containing protein: MRLLYSNMLPLKLGDGQTAFIDYFMDAVREADEIDIAVGYVSKAALKELQGLVDGAGIKRVCLTIGMYYHEGMPEGTYNVAAALNEDWTGRGIGEVRLVRAFKYHGKVYVFYKDGKPFSAVVGSHNLGAIKLEASNLRQYELSAVTEEPEELQEISAHVRDIMLPKCSANIADLRDVPLIREVNRALVDQEFVSKITPEEVDAYKKRMTEVSFELPLKVPEDENDESMRGSNINVCYASGRKRVWWEIEMVVSKSIRDLPGYPLHQQPFMAVTDDGWKFQAWTCGQNNKNLYSKDDLKIMGRWIKGRLVAAGLVEPVNRVESDQDGKGVITHKMLNKYGRDTITLTKTDIVTKAEDGTELEVWMLSFLPESRHQQEAEDEIS; encoded by the coding sequence ATGCGGTTATTGTATTCTAATATGCTTCCGTTGAAGCTGGGAGACGGACAGACGGCTTTTATAGATTATTTTATGGATGCTGTGCGTGAGGCGGATGAAATAGATATTGCGGTGGGGTATGTGTCGAAGGCGGCTTTAAAAGAGCTGCAGGGGCTGGTTGACGGAGCCGGGATAAAGAGGGTCTGTCTGACGATCGGCATGTATTATCATGAGGGTATGCCGGAGGGTACATATAATGTGGCGGCGGCTTTGAATGAGGACTGGACTGGGCGCGGGATTGGTGAAGTGCGTCTGGTGAGGGCGTTTAAATATCATGGGAAGGTGTATGTCTTTTATAAGGATGGGAAGCCGTTTTCTGCCGTGGTTGGTTCGCATAATCTGGGGGCGATCAAGCTGGAGGCATCCAATCTGCGCCAGTATGAATTGTCAGCAGTGACGGAGGAACCGGAGGAACTGCAGGAGATTTCGGCCCATGTCAGGGATATTATGCTTCCGAAGTGTTCGGCTAATATTGCTGACCTGCGGGATGTGCCTTTGATTCGTGAGGTGAACCGGGCGCTGGTAGATCAGGAGTTTGTTTCTAAAATTACGCCGGAGGAAGTGGACGCTTATAAGAAGAGGATGACGGAGGTTTCTTTCGAGCTTCCGTTGAAGGTGCCGGAGGATGAGAACGATGAGTCTATGAGGGGTTCCAATATCAATGTCTGTTATGCGAGCGGAAGAAAGCGTGTGTGGTGGGAGATTGAGATGGTGGTCAGCAAGTCCATCAGGGACCTGCCGGGATATCCCCTGCATCAGCAGCCGTTCATGGCGGTTACGGATGACGGCTGGAAGTTTCAGGCCTGGACCTGCGGACAGAATAACAAGAATCTGTATTCAAAGGATGATTTGAAGATTATGGGGCGCTGGATTAAAGGGCGCCTTGTGGCGGCCGGACTGGTGGAGCCGGTGAACCGGGTGGAAAGTGACCAGGACGGGAAAGGGGTTATCACACATAAGATGCTGAATAAATACGGGCGTGATACGATTACGCTGACGAAGACGGATATTGTGACGAAGGCGGAAGACGGCACGGAGCTGGAAGTGTGGATGCTGTCCTTCCTTCCGGAGAGCAGGCACCAGCAGGAGGCGGAAGATGAAATATCTTGA
- a CDS encoding very short patch repair endonuclease, whose amino-acid sequence MDNLTKEQRHKNMRNIRSSDTSIELMLRKELWARGFRYRKNYAALPGKPDIALTKYKIAIFCDSEFFHGKDWEVLKPRLEAGNNPEYWKKKILRNMERDDEVNKALMFMGWTVIRFWGKDILKNCGECIRVIEECIFELNVQGDRMFYGTDDEWR is encoded by the coding sequence GTGGACAATCTTACGAAGGAGCAGCGGCATAAGAACATGCGGAATATCAGGTCCAGTGATACCAGCATTGAGTTGATGCTACGGAAGGAACTGTGGGCAAGGGGATTCCGGTATAGGAAGAATTATGCCGCACTGCCGGGGAAGCCGGATATTGCGCTGACGAAGTATAAGATAGCGATTTTTTGCGACAGTGAGTTTTTTCACGGGAAGGACTGGGAAGTTTTGAAGCCCCGTCTGGAGGCGGGGAACAATCCGGAGTATTGGAAGAAAAAGATATTGAGGAATATGGAGCGGGACGATGAAGTGAATAAGGCTCTTATGTTCATGGGCTGGACGGTGATCCGGTTTTGGGGAAAGGATATTTTGAAGAACTGCGGGGAGTGCATCCGGGTGATTGAAGAGTGCATTTTTGAACTGAATGTGCAGGGAGACAGGATGTTTTATGGGACGGATGACGAGTGGCGGTAG
- a CDS encoding HNH endonuclease, which yields MLDRTGIKWSKEETILAFDLYCRTSFGKINSSNKDIMELAGLMGRTPGAVALKMHNLAHYDPELRKRNVTAMAHGSKLDASVWEEFSSNWEDLSYQARCILANLKSESIDKVVNEPEIVMLPEGGVREQLVKSRIGQDFFRMAVLNSYENKCCITGLAIPELLVASHIKPWKDADSRTERTNPMNGLTLNALHDKAFDRGLITVTPDYIIKVSSEIKPSMEGDTVEDWLLSFANQKIRMPNKFFPRKEFLEFHNDVVFKT from the coding sequence GTGTTGGATAGAACGGGAATAAAATGGTCAAAGGAAGAGACAATACTTGCGTTTGATTTGTATTGTAGAACCTCGTTCGGCAAAATCAATTCGTCCAATAAAGATATAATGGAGTTGGCTGGTTTAATGGGGAGGACTCCGGGAGCGGTGGCGCTTAAAATGCATAATTTGGCTCATTATGACCCGGAGCTTAGGAAAAGAAATGTTACGGCAATGGCTCATGGAAGCAAGCTGGATGCTTCGGTATGGGAAGAGTTCAGCAGTAATTGGGAAGACTTATCTTATCAGGCAAGATGCATATTGGCGAATTTAAAGAGTGAGAGTATTGATAAAGTTGTGAATGAGCCGGAAATTGTTATGCTTCCGGAGGGAGGAGTCCGGGAACAGTTGGTCAAAAGTCGAATTGGTCAGGACTTCTTTAGGATGGCAGTATTAAATTCATATGAGAATAAGTGCTGCATTACTGGGCTGGCTATTCCTGAACTTCTTGTAGCAAGCCATATTAAGCCTTGGAAAGATGCGGACAGCAGGACAGAGCGGACAAATCCGATGAATGGTCTTACGCTGAATGCGCTCCATGATAAAGCATTTGACAGGGGATTGATAACAGTTACTCCGGATTATATTATTAAGGTTTCGTCTGAAATAAAGCCGTCTATGGAGGGAGATACGGTGGAGGACTGGCTGTTGAGTTTTGCCAATCAAAAAATCAGGATGCCAAATAAATTTTTCCCCAGAAAAGAGTTTTTGGAATTTCATAATGATGTGGTTTTCAAAACATGA
- a CDS encoding transposase, with the protein MESADSIRFLYRHFLSKLTDKSLNAFYYACSYAKVDYSRFINATASMALKLIPENLRTQPVFLCIDDTIVPKYGKKFEDVSKLFDHSAHNGSGYLNGHCFVSVMLCVPVWDKDRIVYQALPLSYRMWQKKESKLELAASMVRQVMPELSEKKNVIILCDSWYTKSSLVSVVDEYPNLDLVGNARYDSVLYDLAPQPTGKRGRPAKHGKRLSADRDFTLSDEKIGGYYIGTRRVLTNIFGTREVLAYVTATEKEGGSRRLFFSTAFPTQLQIFCAWQEKVPLNQTGSAWMNYIPLFLYSFRWNIEIGYYEQKTFWSLCSYMVRSRRGIEMLVNLINIAYCAMKLLPYQDETFSKYRKESVQDFRFALSERIRQEVFFATFVEKSESIIKSSALMKTLKYLVWQKGYYL; encoded by the coding sequence CTGGAGTCAGCGGATTCCATCCGTTTCCTTTACAGGCATTTCCTGTCGAAGCTTACAGATAAATCCCTGAATGCCTTTTACTATGCCTGCTCCTATGCCAAAGTGGACTATTCCAGGTTTATCAATGCAACAGCATCCATGGCTTTGAAGCTGATCCCGGAAAACCTTAGGACACAGCCTGTCTTTCTATGTATTGACGACACTATTGTCCCCAAATATGGAAAGAAATTTGAGGATGTCTCAAAACTCTTTGACCATTCCGCGCATAACGGCAGCGGCTACCTGAACGGGCACTGCTTTGTGAGCGTCATGCTCTGCGTGCCGGTGTGGGATAAGGACAGGATTGTTTACCAGGCGCTGCCGCTTTCCTACCGCATGTGGCAGAAAAAAGAGTCCAAACTGGAACTTGCCGCTTCCATGGTACGGCAGGTCATGCCTGAGTTATCGGAAAAGAAAAATGTAATCATCCTGTGCGACAGCTGGTACACTAAAAGCTCCCTGGTTTCTGTCGTGGATGAATACCCGAACCTTGACCTGGTCGGAAATGCAAGGTACGACTCTGTCCTTTATGACCTTGCCCCGCAGCCGACCGGAAAAAGGGGGCGGCCTGCAAAACACGGGAAACGCCTTTCAGCGGATAGGGATTTTACACTTTCGGACGAAAAAATAGGCGGCTACTATATTGGAACACGCCGTGTCCTTACAAATATTTTCGGCACAAGGGAAGTCCTTGCCTATGTGACAGCCACAGAGAAGGAAGGCGGTTCCAGACGCCTGTTCTTCAGTACGGCCTTCCCAACACAGCTGCAGATTTTTTGTGCATGGCAGGAAAAGGTTCCTCTGAACCAGACGGGAAGTGCATGGATGAACTACATCCCCTTGTTCCTATATTCATTCAGATGGAATATTGAAATCGGCTATTACGAGCAGAAAACCTTCTGGTCGCTATGCAGCTATATGGTGCGTAGCCGGAGAGGGATTGAAATGCTGGTCAATCTGATCAACATAGCTTACTGCGCGATGAAGCTGCTGCCATACCAGGATGAAACATTTTCAAAATACCGTAAGGAAAGCGTACAGGATTTCAGGTTTGCACTCAGCGAAAGGATCCGGCAGGAGGTATTTTTTGCCACTTTCGTAGAAAAGAGCGAAAGTATAATAAAATCATCTGCCCTTATGAAAACCTTGAAATACCTTGTCTGGCAAAAGGGCTATTATTTGTAA
- a CDS encoding ParB N-terminal domain-containing protein: MKANGAKRKIFNDAVDLLAGAEEVSAVEDGIRMLPIDGIRPFRRHPFRLYEGERLEDMVESIREHGVLNPVIVWQEGDGYEMLAGHNRQVAGRLAGLTEIPAIVKTDLTEEDAYVYVIETNVIQRGFAELRPSEKAAVLAERYEKVSSQGRRNDILEEIARLNGQDTAGTCGHDVHRLKSRDAIGEEYGMTGRNIARYMRVQKLEGPLKGRLDEGTLPLVAAVDLSYLSEKEQEVVSGLADTGKIKLDVKTAKCVRGMAGNVTEEAVLGALDSGKGKKREAVGGGV; the protein is encoded by the coding sequence ATGAAAGCTAATGGGGCGAAGAGGAAGATTTTTAATGACGCTGTGGACCTGCTGGCGGGGGCGGAAGAGGTTTCCGCCGTGGAGGATGGGATTCGGATGTTGCCGATTGACGGTATCCGCCCGTTCCGGAGGCATCCGTTCCGGCTGTATGAGGGGGAGCGTCTGGAGGATATGGTGGAGAGCATCAGGGAGCATGGGGTCCTGAATCCGGTGATCGTGTGGCAGGAAGGGGACGGGTATGAGATGCTTGCGGGGCATAACCGGCAGGTGGCGGGGAGGCTGGCAGGCTTGACGGAGATTCCGGCCATTGTGAAGACGGATTTGACGGAAGAGGACGCTTATGTGTATGTGATTGAGACCAATGTGATACAGAGGGGATTTGCGGAGCTTCGGCCCAGTGAGAAGGCGGCGGTGCTGGCGGAGCGGTATGAGAAGGTCAGCAGCCAGGGGCGGCGGAATGATATTCTGGAGGAGATCGCAAGGCTGAACGGGCAGGACACGGCGGGGACTTGTGGACATGATGTCCACAGGTTGAAGAGCCGGGATGCCATTGGGGAAGAGTATGGGATGACCGGGAGGAATATTGCCAGGTATATGCGGGTGCAGAAGTTGGAGGGGCCTTTGAAGGGGCGGCTGGACGAGGGGACGCTGCCTTTGGTGGCGGCGGTGGACTTGTCTTATCTGTCGGAGAAGGAGCAGGAAGTGGTGTCCGGGCTGGCGGATACGGGGAAGATTAAGCTGGATGTGAAGACGGCGAAGTGCGTGAGGGGCATGGCGGGGAATGTGACGGAAGAGGCTGTGCTGGGGGCGCTGGATAGTGGAAAAGGGAAGAAGCGTGAGGCTGTCGGCGGAGGTGTATGA
- a CDS encoding AAA family ATPase produces the protein MGKIYMIGSQKGGTAKTTTTFNLAYCLRKMGKRVLAVDFDSQANLTTCFGVEDTGVLEDTIGHLMMAQIENEKMPSPKRYIRTKDGVDFIPSSIYLSVVDAKLRLEMGAERMLSGILEPLRERYDYILIDTCPSLGTLTINALAASDEVIITVNPQLLAMMGMQDFLRTVVKIRKRINPRLGIAGILMTMCESRTKLCKVLTEEVTENFQEQIRMFETRIPSTVKVGESIYYSLPVAEYSPKASAGMAYRKFAKELISYES, from the coding sequence ATGGGAAAGATATATATGATCGGTTCGCAGAAAGGGGGTACGGCGAAGACCACTACTACGTTCAATCTGGCGTACTGTCTGCGGAAGATGGGGAAGCGGGTTCTGGCTGTGGATTTTGACAGTCAGGCGAATTTGACAACGTGCTTCGGCGTGGAGGATACGGGGGTTTTGGAGGATACCATTGGGCATCTGATGATGGCGCAGATTGAGAACGAGAAGATGCCGTCCCCGAAGAGGTACATACGGACGAAGGACGGGGTGGATTTCATCCCATCGTCTATTTATCTGTCGGTGGTGGATGCGAAGTTGCGGCTGGAGATGGGGGCGGAGAGGATGCTGTCCGGGATTCTGGAGCCGCTGCGGGAGAGGTATGATTATATTCTGATTGATACCTGCCCGTCCCTTGGGACTTTGACGATTAATGCTTTGGCTGCTTCGGACGAGGTGATTATCACGGTGAACCCCCAGCTTCTGGCTATGATGGGGATGCAGGATTTTCTGCGGACGGTGGTGAAGATACGGAAGCGGATCAATCCGAGGCTTGGGATTGCGGGTATCCTGATGACCATGTGTGAGTCCAGAACGAAGCTGTGTAAGGTGCTGACGGAGGAAGTGACAGAGAACTTCCAGGAGCAGATACGGATGTTTGAGACGAGGATTCCCAGTACGGTGAAGGTGGGGGAGAGCATTTATTACAGCCTGCCGGTGGCGGAGTATAGCCCGAAAGCGAGCGCAGGGATGGCTTATAGGAAGTTTGCAAAGGAGTTGATTTCGTATGAAAGCTAA
- a CDS encoding SymE family type I addiction module toxin: MAKKDVRKIKVYEQSGRNYKSTPTIMLKGLWLEELGFGAGTLLTVRCEEGKLVIVPRETVDYIDIDVFEEQQLSMVAERKVRY, translated from the coding sequence ATGGCAAAAAAGGATGTTCGGAAGATTAAGGTGTATGAGCAGAGCGGGCGTAATTATAAGTCCACGCCGACAATCATGTTGAAGGGGCTGTGGCTGGAAGAGCTGGGGTTCGGGGCGGGGACGCTTTTGACGGTCCGGTGTGAGGAAGGGAAGCTGGTCATTGTTCCGAGGGAGACAGTGGATTATATTGATATTGATGTGTTTGAGGAGCAGCAGTTGAGTATGGTTGCGGAGAGGAAAGTGAGGTATTGA